In a single window of the Chthoniobacterales bacterium genome:
- the aroA gene encoding 3-phosphoshikimate 1-carboxyvinyltransferase: protein MEFRVKRAPRIEAEITVPGDKSISHRAVIISALSNGVCVLRGFLPSDDCLRTVQALRALGIKIEHPEPDMLVVHGKKRLLTAPAGEIDCGNSATTMRLLIGLLAGQKFDSVLVGGATLSARPMDRVLVPLRKMGANIVAQGPDESAPVKIHGVKLKGARHDLPIASAQVKSALLLAGLFAKGKTTVREPSISRNHTELMLNYFLVRTVRDEDGAISVFGDQTPESRDFSIPGDISSAAFWLVAAAAQPGGHLLVRHAGLNDTRTALLGVLVRMGAQVREAIEEVDQMEPRGTVEVTGAPLKGTVIQGKEIPQLIDELPILAVAAALAEGTTIIRQAQELRVKETDRIAAIAHNLRAMGTQVVEMADGLEIHGRAELRGARVASFGDHRIAMAFAIAGMFADGETIVQDVECVRESYPGFEKALDEFVNSKRVRMTTPVISSLTPAKSEGE, encoded by the coding sequence ATGGAATTTCGCGTTAAGCGGGCACCCCGAATCGAAGCGGAGATCACCGTGCCCGGTGACAAAAGCATTTCGCACCGCGCGGTCATCATCAGCGCGCTCTCGAATGGCGTTTGCGTCCTGCGCGGGTTTCTGCCCAGCGACGATTGCCTGCGCACCGTCCAAGCCCTCCGGGCTCTTGGCATCAAGATCGAGCATCCGGAGCCGGACATGCTGGTGGTGCACGGCAAGAAACGCCTTCTCACGGCGCCTGCCGGCGAGATCGATTGCGGCAACTCGGCGACCACCATGCGTCTGCTGATCGGACTCCTGGCCGGGCAAAAATTCGACAGCGTCCTGGTCGGTGGCGCGACGCTCTCGGCGCGGCCCATGGATCGGGTGCTGGTTCCTCTTCGCAAGATGGGGGCAAACATCGTGGCCCAGGGACCTGACGAAAGCGCCCCCGTCAAGATTCACGGGGTTAAGTTGAAGGGAGCACGCCATGACCTGCCCATCGCGAGCGCCCAGGTCAAAAGCGCCTTGCTGCTGGCCGGCCTTTTCGCCAAAGGGAAAACAACCGTTCGCGAACCCTCCATCAGCCGGAATCACACGGAATTAATGCTGAATTATTTCCTCGTCCGAACGGTGCGGGACGAAGATGGAGCGATCAGCGTTTTCGGCGACCAAACCCCGGAATCGCGCGATTTTTCGATCCCGGGAGATATTTCCTCGGCGGCCTTTTGGCTGGTGGCGGCGGCGGCGCAGCCAGGAGGCCATTTGCTTGTCCGCCACGCGGGACTAAACGACACGCGCACCGCTTTGCTCGGAGTCCTGGTTCGAATGGGAGCGCAGGTGCGCGAAGCGATCGAGGAAGTCGACCAAATGGAGCCCCGCGGGACTGTGGAAGTGACCGGCGCGCCGCTCAAGGGGACCGTGATCCAGGGCAAAGAGATTCCGCAACTGATCGATGAACTTCCGATCCTCGCCGTGGCCGCCGCGCTCGCCGAGGGAACGACAATCATTCGCCAGGCGCAGGAGCTGCGCGTGAAAGAGACGGACCGCATAGCGGCGATCGCGCACAATTTGCGGGCCATGGGAACGCAAGTCGTCGAGATGGCCGATGGGCTCGAGATTCACGGTCGCGCGGAGCTGCGCGGCGCTCGCGTCGCCAGTTTTGGCGACCACCGCATCGCCATGGCGTTTGCCATTGCCGGGATGTTTGCCGATGGCGAAACAATTGTGCAGGACGTTGAGTGCGTTCGCGAGTCATATCCGGGTTTCGAAAAGGCGCTGGATGAATTCGTGAATTCAAAGCGAGTGCGCATGACGACTCCGGTTATCAGCTCGCTCACTCCTGCGAAGTCCGAGGGAGAATGA
- a CDS encoding ATP-dependent DNA ligase: protein MIEVRYERGVYLPNEDVWLDPWDAKPFAFVSHAHSDHIAPHDEIIVSERTARLMQARLPGERNEHILPFGESTLVRGLDVTLIPAGHIFGSAQFFLETATGSLLYTGDFKLRPGRSAEPAEWRHAETLIMETTFGLPRYRFPPTDEVIGQIVAFCRDALESGAVPVLLGYSLGKAQEILCALAGAGLQPMLHGTVHRMTRIYEQFGQEFCEYERYNANAIAGKVLICPPSANRSRMLDKIKEKRVAMISGWAVEPSAIHRYQVDAAFPLSDHADYNDLVRYVELVKPQRVLTLHGFAAEFARDLRERGIEAWALSEENQMELTLGKTERAIISDAKAEAAHKAAATGSEFHAFATVGEAIAATPAKLEKVRLLAEYLRTLRPDQLAIATTYFTGKPFPQNDLRTVQAGWAVIHRALMGATKLAEPEFRRMASSHGDAGKTALEALEGRTAPEAFTLAESRELFDLLHKTRGPLGKTGLLQKRLARLSAREGQYIVKILTGDLRIGLREGLVEEAIASAFSAPLDEVKEANMLLGDLGNTALLASKGELQRAELSLFRPIKSMLASPESTAEAIWERFADAPVVYVEDKFDGIRAQLHRGAGRVEIFSRDLRRMTDQFPELADHARNFDAEIILDGEIMAFEQGRKLTFFDLQKRLGRKHEGADLFAAASADVPVVFVAFDLLWMSGKSFLRRPLRERREALRGLKLPTGFQLAEVYPAHSADEIETAFQQARRRFNEGLMVKDPESIYSPGRRGMFWFKLKKELATLDVVVVAAELGHGKRNHVLSDYTFAVRDETSGELLTIGKAYSGLTDVEIAELTEHFKKQTISNRGRYREVKPDTVLEIAFDSIQPSTRHESGLALRFPRIKAIRRDKTVDAIDTLAYARSLMQSHPLPQHNRR, encoded by the coding sequence GTGATCGAAGTTCGTTATGAGCGCGGCGTTTACCTGCCGAATGAAGACGTCTGGCTTGATCCGTGGGACGCGAAGCCATTCGCCTTCGTCTCGCACGCCCATAGCGACCACATTGCGCCTCACGACGAGATCATCGTCTCCGAACGAACCGCGAGATTGATGCAGGCGCGTTTGCCGGGGGAACGCAACGAACACATCCTGCCGTTTGGCGAATCGACGCTGGTTCGCGGGCTCGACGTGACCCTCATTCCCGCCGGACATATTTTTGGCTCCGCCCAGTTCTTCCTGGAAACGGCGACCGGGTCGCTTCTTTACACGGGCGATTTCAAATTGCGCCCGGGCCGGTCGGCGGAGCCGGCGGAATGGCGGCACGCCGAGACGCTCATCATGGAAACGACGTTCGGCCTGCCGCGTTATCGGTTCCCGCCCACGGATGAAGTGATCGGCCAGATCGTGGCATTCTGCCGGGACGCGCTCGAAAGTGGCGCCGTCCCGGTGCTGCTCGGTTACTCGTTAGGCAAAGCGCAGGAAATTCTGTGCGCGCTGGCCGGGGCGGGATTGCAGCCAATGCTGCACGGGACCGTGCATCGGATGACGCGGATTTACGAGCAGTTCGGCCAGGAGTTCTGCGAATACGAGCGCTACAACGCCAACGCCATCGCCGGCAAAGTCCTGATCTGCCCGCCGAGCGCGAATCGTTCGCGAATGCTGGACAAGATCAAAGAGAAACGCGTCGCGATGATCAGTGGCTGGGCCGTGGAACCGAGCGCGATCCACCGTTATCAGGTCGACGCGGCTTTTCCGCTTTCCGACCACGCCGATTACAACGATCTGGTCCGTTATGTGGAGCTGGTGAAACCGCAACGCGTCCTGACGCTGCACGGTTTCGCGGCGGAGTTCGCGCGTGATTTGCGCGAACGCGGGATCGAAGCGTGGGCCCTGAGCGAGGAAAACCAGATGGAGCTAACGCTGGGGAAGACGGAACGCGCAATTATCTCGGATGCGAAGGCGGAAGCGGCCCACAAGGCCGCGGCTACAGGATCAGAATTCCACGCGTTCGCGACGGTTGGGGAAGCGATCGCAGCGACGCCGGCCAAGTTGGAGAAGGTGCGGTTGCTGGCAGAATATTTGCGGACACTGCGCCCGGATCAGCTCGCCATTGCGACAACCTACTTCACCGGGAAACCGTTCCCGCAAAATGATCTGCGCACAGTCCAGGCGGGCTGGGCGGTGATTCACCGTGCGTTGATGGGCGCCACGAAACTGGCCGAGCCGGAATTCCGACGGATGGCCAGCTCCCACGGTGACGCGGGCAAGACGGCGCTGGAAGCCCTGGAAGGGCGCACCGCTCCGGAAGCGTTCACCCTGGCCGAATCGCGGGAGCTTTTTGATTTGCTCCACAAGACACGAGGACCGCTCGGAAAGACGGGATTGTTGCAGAAACGACTCGCCCGTTTGTCCGCGCGGGAAGGGCAATACATCGTGAAGATTCTCACGGGCGATCTCCGGATTGGCCTGCGAGAAGGCCTGGTCGAAGAAGCGATCGCGAGCGCGTTCTCCGCGCCGCTCGATGAGGTGAAGGAAGCCAACATGCTCCTCGGAGATCTCGGGAATACTGCGCTGCTCGCGTCGAAAGGCGAATTGCAGCGCGCCGAGCTATCCCTGTTTCGGCCGATCAAAAGCATGCTGGCGAGCCCCGAATCAACCGCGGAAGCCATCTGGGAGCGCTTCGCGGACGCGCCGGTGGTTTACGTTGAAGACAAGTTCGACGGCATTCGCGCCCAGCTCCATCGCGGCGCCGGTCGGGTGGAAATATTCTCGCGGGACCTGCGGCGAATGACCGATCAATTCCCAGAGCTCGCGGATCATGCGCGGAACTTCGACGCTGAAATCATTCTCGACGGCGAGATCATGGCGTTCGAGCAGGGAAGGAAATTGACCTTCTTCGACCTGCAAAAACGATTGGGCCGCAAGCACGAGGGCGCGGATTTGTTCGCGGCTGCTTCAGCCGACGTGCCGGTAGTCTTTGTCGCGTTCGATTTGCTCTGGATGAGCGGCAAATCGTTTCTGCGCCGCCCGCTGCGAGAGCGCCGGGAAGCATTGCGAGGCTTGAAGCTGCCGACCGGCTTCCAGCTCGCGGAAGTGTATCCCGCTCATTCCGCGGATGAGATCGAGACGGCGTTTCAACAGGCGCGCCGCCGCTTCAACGAAGGCCTGATGGTCAAAGATCCCGAGAGCATCTACTCGCCTGGCCGCCGGGGAATGTTCTGGTTCAAACTAAAGAAGGAGCTGGCTACCCTCGACGTGGTCGTGGTCGCGGCCGAACTCGGACACGGCAAACGAAATCATGTCCTGAGCGATTACACGTTCGCCGTGCGCGACGAAACCAGCGGGGAGCTGCTCACGATCGGAAAAGCTTATAGCGGATTGACCGATGTCGAGATCGCGGAGTTAACCGAGCACTTCAAAAAGCAAACGATCTCGAACCGCGGCCGTTATCGCGAAGTGAAACCGGACACGGTGCTGGAAATCGCCTTCGACTCGATCCAGCCCAGCACCCGGCACGAAAGTGGCCTGGCGCTGCGCTTTCCGCGCATCAAGGCGATCCGCCGGGATAAGACGGTCGATGCCATCGACACCCTCGCCTACGCGCGATCGCTGATGCAATCCCATCCGTTGCCCCAGCACAACCGGAGATAG
- a CDS encoding thioredoxin family protein → MRFLLPAVVAAAALAVSCSKEETPPVKTADVSTSAKPGWLTSYEKAQKEAQAGNKLLLMDFTGSDWCGWCIMLDREIFSKPEFKEYAQKNLVLLELDFPKTKKMPTETVEQNRRLAFQYQIMSFPTVVVLNGAGKVVGALGYMKGGPSVFIAQLEKMRNG, encoded by the coding sequence ATGCGCTTTTTACTTCCGGCCGTGGTCGCAGCCGCGGCCCTGGCGGTTTCGTGCTCTAAAGAAGAGACGCCGCCGGTAAAGACCGCGGACGTCTCCACATCCGCCAAGCCAGGATGGTTAACCAGTTACGAGAAAGCCCAAAAAGAGGCCCAGGCCGGGAACAAGCTCCTCCTCATGGATTTTACCGGCTCCGACTGGTGCGGCTGGTGCATCATGCTCGACCGCGAAATTTTTTCAAAACCGGAGTTCAAAGAATACGCCCAGAAGAACCTGGTCCTCCTCGAGTTGGACTTCCCGAAGACGAAGAAAATGCCGACTGAAACTGTGGAACAGAATCGGCGCCTGGCTTTTCAATACCAAATCATGTCCTTTCCGACGGTCGTGGTTCTGAACGGCGCCGGCAAGGTCGTAGGGGCGCTGGGCTATATGAAGGGCGGCCCGTCGGTGTTCATCGCCCAACTGGAAAAAATGCGGAACGGTTAA
- a CDS encoding STAS domain-containing protein yields the protein MQSSIQVGVNGDAVWVKVEGKGSFLNSGNLKEFTREMVNRGYREFVVDLEDCAMMDSTFMGTMAGVALRLKELGHGHLHVVHCGERSRNLLTGLGLDQIFDIHANGSAAPQCELLKRDGANGGAEQKKQVNADMLDAHEALCEAVPQNLSRFKDVLEYLKQDLHHETPSN from the coding sequence GTGCAGTCGTCAATCCAAGTTGGAGTAAATGGGGATGCCGTTTGGGTGAAGGTCGAGGGCAAGGGCAGCTTCCTTAACAGTGGCAACCTCAAGGAGTTCACCCGTGAGATGGTGAACCGCGGTTACCGCGAATTTGTGGTCGACCTCGAGGACTGCGCGATGATGGATTCCACCTTCATGGGCACGATGGCCGGGGTGGCCTTGCGCTTGAAGGAACTTGGCCACGGACATCTCCATGTCGTTCATTGCGGCGAGCGCAGCCGCAATCTTCTCACCGGGCTCGGCCTCGACCAGATCTTCGATATTCACGCAAATGGCTCCGCCGCACCGCAGTGCGAATTGCTCAAGCGAGACGGGGCCAACGGGGGCGCCGAGCAGAAGAAACAGGTCAACGCGGACATGCTCGACGCCCATGAAGCGCTTTGCGAGGCCGTGCCGCAGAACCTTTCCCGGTTCAAGGACGTCCTCGAATATCTAAAGCAAGACCTCCATCACGAAACGCCGTCGAACTGA
- a CDS encoding SpoIIE family protein phosphatase, translating into MTKKFSERILIADDDPTSRKLLSRILTRAGFSCTEAPDGIVALESLRADPPSLLLLDFDMPGMDGAEVLKHLRRDGIASIAQIPTIMLTGHGGEESEVLCLEAGADDFVTKPINQAVLRARIETQLRLRSMRSQLQKQNDELEAWRHNLERDLAAARLTQQSLIPQKPLVLPGWDIAALYRPVIQVGGDIYGWLRMADGRTLFWIADATGHGASAALLTTLAKLLFHHGTAEHHAPAKIMEAVNNDFRTIFSARSFMTAMCVALDPLTGRASVVGAGHPPLLVARGGGRTESIASSAPPLGLLERSDFVETNIDLELGDAFFLYTDGIYGSGHDENPRLSSSRLAEMLQPISENAQALLTRVVEQATRNDGGKASADDVAAVAVRRTG; encoded by the coding sequence GTGACAAAGAAATTTAGCGAGCGAATCCTGATAGCCGACGACGATCCGACCAGCCGCAAGCTGCTGTCGCGCATTCTCACCCGAGCGGGCTTTTCCTGCACCGAGGCGCCGGATGGCATTGTGGCGCTGGAATCGTTGCGCGCTGATCCTCCGTCGCTGCTCCTGCTGGATTTCGACATGCCTGGGATGGATGGCGCGGAAGTCTTGAAGCACCTGCGCCGGGACGGCATCGCTTCGATTGCTCAAATCCCCACGATCATGCTCACCGGCCATGGCGGCGAAGAGAGCGAAGTTTTGTGCCTGGAGGCAGGCGCGGATGATTTCGTGACGAAACCGATCAACCAGGCGGTCCTGCGGGCGCGAATCGAGACACAATTGCGGCTCCGTTCCATGCGGAGCCAATTGCAAAAGCAAAACGATGAGCTCGAAGCCTGGCGGCATAATCTGGAGCGTGACCTGGCAGCCGCCCGACTGACCCAACAATCGCTGATCCCGCAAAAGCCGCTCGTTCTCCCCGGCTGGGACATCGCGGCCCTCTACCGGCCCGTTATTCAGGTCGGGGGCGATATCTACGGCTGGCTCCGGATGGCGGATGGCCGCACCCTCTTCTGGATCGCGGATGCCACCGGGCACGGGGCTTCCGCCGCCCTGCTCACCACCCTGGCCAAACTCCTCTTCCACCACGGGACGGCCGAACATCATGCCCCGGCCAAAATCATGGAAGCGGTGAACAATGATTTCCGGACCATTTTCAGCGCCCGCTCTTTTATGACGGCGATGTGTGTCGCGCTGGATCCGTTGACCGGACGAGCCAGCGTGGTGGGCGCGGGACATCCGCCTCTCCTGGTCGCGCGCGGTGGCGGCAGGACGGAATCGATTGCTTCATCGGCGCCTCCTCTCGGTTTGCTCGAGCGCTCCGATTTCGTCGAGACCAATATCGATTTGGAATTGGGCGATGCTTTTTTTCTCTACACCGATGGGATTTATGGATCGGGACACGACGAAAATCCGCGCCTTTCTTCAAGCCGCCTGGCGGAAATGCTGCAACCGATCTCCGAGAATGCGCAGGCTCTCCTGACGCGGGTGGTGGAGCAGGCAACCCGCAACGATGGCGGCAAAGCATCGGCAGACGACGTGGCGGCGGTCGCCGTCCGCCGGACAGGGTGA
- the cmk gene encoding (d)CMP kinase: MNSSHRVIAIDGPAASGKSSVAREVANRIGFAYVNSGAMYRAVTWHVLQQGVSPEDSAAIAQLLEATRLDCTIGPSGSLILINGVDPAAHLSEERVNEAVSAVSRIPRVREILVEKMRRLVGDHDVVMEGRDIGSVVFPETPYKFYVDASPEVRLRRRQAQGLRDQIAARDRADSSRAASPLVIPKDAHVIDSSNLTIDEVVAEIVAQLKMKGLETN; this comes from the coding sequence GTGAATTCTTCTCATCGCGTCATCGCGATCGATGGGCCGGCCGCGTCCGGGAAGAGCAGCGTTGCGCGCGAGGTCGCGAACCGGATTGGCTTTGCCTACGTGAATTCCGGCGCGATGTATCGCGCGGTCACCTGGCACGTCCTGCAACAGGGGGTTTCTCCGGAGGACTCGGCCGCGATTGCGCAGCTTCTCGAGGCCACTCGTCTCGATTGCACCATCGGTCCGAGCGGCTCGCTTATTTTGATCAACGGGGTCGATCCGGCGGCGCATCTGAGCGAGGAGCGCGTCAATGAAGCGGTTTCCGCTGTAAGCAGGATTCCGCGGGTTCGGGAAATATTGGTCGAGAAGATGCGCCGCCTTGTCGGCGATCACGACGTTGTCATGGAAGGGCGAGACATCGGGTCGGTCGTTTTCCCTGAAACTCCCTACAAGTTTTATGTCGACGCTTCGCCGGAGGTCCGGCTGCGCCGCCGTCAGGCCCAGGGGCTGCGGGATCAGATTGCCGCGCGGGACCGGGCCGATTCCTCGCGGGCGGCCTCGCCCCTCGTCATCCCCAAAGATGCGCATGTGATCGACAGCTCGAACCTGACGATCGACGAAGTAGTGGCCGAGATCGTTGCGCAGCTGAAAATGAAAGGGCTGGAAACCAATTAA
- a CDS encoding DUF6600 domain-containing protein → MKKYFLLPLIAALAVGVACQKQQTEEERRAEVERQVQERLTAERLAADKDAVAKQQAELAAREKALADREAAAATTPAEEPPATSTEETTTTSETSETRSEAVSTETYGTFYEKLEPYGAWRETADYGYVWQPREAEESRDWRPYTEGRWAYSDAGWTWVSDESFGWATYHYGRWVRLRRVGWVWVPGNEWAPAWVSWRTSKDYVGWAPLPPEARFDRRHGIHNWADSYYDIGPDQYAFVRGEEFGGKHLRHSLVSTEQNVTIVLETTNVTNITFSNTTIINQGPNYDEIRSRSREPMERYRLRRNFEMNADFRSATVRGDEIEVSAPRLHNVAGFRRPRTIKERVSDVTVEDGWNSVKDRSAAERARTRIKTEATPPPNAPPKKFVRPTESAGGPSPSSTVAATVAPVATATPAPIATIAPTAHPSATVASTASPTPRVRQSPSITPRPTARPVASPSPTPVVAPSPTPVAVLSPTPAIPAVSPTPHTLVSPTVRPLPSPPISLRASPSVAPITDPAAAEKRRKLDEARKNKQLPNRPAPAASIAPLPPNTEQTLPVEPPHKTPPVLENSPPAVAPPASVPPIKHPTVAPRMKQAIPPNVSETTPAPVAPPAPPRKIPPRIAPTVTTPPPSDAAAPAVPPPAPPRKIPPRIAPTVTTPPPSDAAAPAVPPSAPPRSDAKPKDKKPKPGPLDAAIITPTPPPPPVPK, encoded by the coding sequence ATGAAGAAGTATTTCCTTTTGCCGCTCATCGCCGCTCTGGCCGTTGGAGTTGCCTGCCAGAAGCAACAAACCGAGGAGGAACGACGGGCGGAAGTGGAGCGCCAGGTCCAGGAGCGCCTCACCGCTGAACGCTTGGCGGCCGACAAGGATGCCGTCGCGAAACAACAGGCCGAATTGGCCGCGCGCGAGAAAGCTCTCGCCGATCGCGAGGCCGCTGCCGCGACAACCCCGGCGGAAGAACCGCCCGCTACCTCAACCGAGGAAACGACGACGACATCCGAAACATCGGAGACCCGCTCCGAAGCGGTTTCGACTGAAACTTACGGCACGTTCTACGAGAAGCTTGAACCGTATGGCGCGTGGCGGGAGACAGCGGATTATGGTTACGTCTGGCAGCCACGAGAAGCGGAAGAGTCGCGCGATTGGCGGCCCTACACTGAAGGCCGGTGGGCTTATTCGGACGCAGGGTGGACCTGGGTTTCGGACGAATCGTTTGGCTGGGCGACTTATCATTACGGTCGCTGGGTGCGGTTGCGGCGCGTCGGCTGGGTTTGGGTTCCGGGCAATGAATGGGCGCCCGCCTGGGTTTCCTGGCGCACCAGTAAGGATTATGTCGGTTGGGCTCCGTTGCCGCCGGAAGCACGCTTCGACCGCCGTCACGGCATCCACAATTGGGCCGATAGTTATTACGACATCGGTCCCGATCAATACGCGTTCGTTCGCGGCGAGGAATTTGGAGGGAAACACCTGCGACATTCCCTGGTTTCGACCGAGCAGAATGTAACCATCGTGCTGGAGACGACGAATGTGACCAACATCACTTTCTCGAATACCACCATCATTAACCAGGGGCCGAACTACGACGAAATCCGCTCTCGCAGTCGCGAGCCGATGGAGCGGTATCGCCTGCGTCGCAATTTCGAAATGAATGCTGATTTCCGTTCCGCAACGGTGCGCGGCGATGAAATCGAAGTCTCAGCCCCGCGCCTCCACAACGTCGCTGGGTTCCGTCGCCCACGCACGATCAAGGAAAGAGTGTCCGACGTCACCGTGGAAGACGGTTGGAACTCGGTGAAAGATCGGTCGGCCGCGGAGCGCGCGCGGACCAGGATAAAAACCGAGGCCACGCCGCCTCCTAATGCGCCGCCGAAAAAATTCGTGAGACCCACCGAGAGTGCGGGTGGTCCGTCACCAAGTTCGACGGTCGCAGCGACAGTCGCCCCGGTCGCTACCGCAACGCCGGCGCCGATCGCCACGATTGCGCCAACCGCCCATCCGAGCGCGACGGTCGCTTCCACGGCCTCTCCGACTCCCAGGGTTCGGCAATCACCGTCAATCACTCCAAGACCGACGGCGCGGCCCGTCGCGTCGCCCTCGCCAACACCGGTTGTAGCGCCCTCACCGACTCCCGTGGCGGTGCTCTCGCCGACTCCGGCGATTCCCGCTGTCTCACCGACTCCGCACACCCTGGTTTCGCCCACCGTCAGACCACTGCCCTCTCCGCCTATCTCGTTGAGAGCATCGCCATCCGTTGCGCCTATCACCGATCCGGCCGCCGCGGAAAAGAGGCGGAAACTGGACGAGGCACGAAAAAACAAACAGCTGCCGAACAGGCCGGCTCCGGCTGCATCGATTGCTCCTTTGCCACCCAACACTGAGCAAACTCTTCCCGTCGAACCCCCGCACAAGACCCCGCCGGTTTTGGAGAATTCCCCGCCGGCCGTTGCACCTCCGGCGTCAGTCCCGCCGATCAAGCACCCCACGGTCGCGCCCCGAATGAAGCAGGCCATTCCGCCAAACGTGAGCGAAACCACACCGGCGCCGGTTGCTCCCCCGGCGCCACCAAGGAAGATCCCGCCGCGAATTGCGCCGACCGTGACCACCCCGCCACCGTCCGACGCGGCTGCTCCGGCCGTTCCGCCCCCGGCGCCACCAAGGAAGATCCCACCGCGGATTGCGCCGACCGTGACCACCCCCCCACCGTCCGACGCGGCTGCTCCGGCCGTTCCGCCCTCGGCGCCACCCCGCAGCGACGCAAAGCCGAAGGATAAAAAACCGAAACCTGGCCCACTCGACGCCGCCATCATAACCCCGACGCCGCCTCCGCCGCCGGTTCCGAAATAG
- a CDS encoding lysophospholipid acyltransferase family protein yields the protein MNPYYWICYHLIKLIGRIFFRLRYVHRERMINHGPVILAANHQSFLDPPFAGSASDRAIYFLARRTLLDGPILGWLLPKLNVIPVDSETGKDRTALKALIRILRAGEGTLVFPEGQRSPDGQLQPVLPGLGLVIAKTLAPVVPMRIFGAHAAWPIGQKWPRFRPVTVVVGEPIHFSPADLEPAGKDLYLRLSQRVMDAIAALKID from the coding sequence TTGAATCCTTACTACTGGATCTGCTACCATCTGATCAAATTGATCGGCCGGATTTTCTTCCGGCTTCGTTACGTGCACCGAGAGCGCATGATCAACCATGGTCCGGTGATTCTCGCGGCAAACCACCAGAGTTTTCTCGATCCGCCGTTTGCCGGCAGCGCCTCAGACAGGGCGATTTATTTTCTCGCCCGCCGGACCCTGTTGGACGGGCCGATTCTCGGCTGGCTTCTGCCCAAGCTCAACGTCATCCCGGTCGATTCTGAAACCGGAAAGGATCGAACGGCGCTCAAGGCTTTGATTCGAATCCTGAGAGCCGGCGAGGGGACCCTGGTTTTTCCCGAAGGCCAGCGCTCGCCGGACGGCCAGCTGCAACCGGTCCTGCCCGGGTTAGGCCTCGTCATCGCCAAGACGCTGGCGCCCGTCGTGCCGATGCGAATTTTCGGCGCGCACGCTGCCTGGCCGATCGGACAAAAGTGGCCGCGTTTTCGTCCGGTCACAGTCGTAGTGGGCGAGCCGATTCATTTTAGCCCGGCCGATCTTGAGCCTGCCGGCAAAGATCTCTATCTGCGGTTGAGCCAACGGGTGATGGACGCGATCGCCGCTCTCAAGATCGATTGA
- a CDS encoding SWIB/MDM2 domain-containing protein, producing the protein MRPVQPDDKLAAIVGSKPLPRSELTKKLWDYIKKNGCQDKKKRTMINADDSLKPVFNGKSQVSMFEMTKLVSGHIK; encoded by the coding sequence ATGAGACCGGTGCAGCCCGACGACAAACTTGCCGCAATCGTCGGCTCCAAGCCGCTCCCACGTTCCGAGCTCACCAAAAAACTCTGGGACTACATCAAGAAGAACGGTTGCCAGGATAAGAAAAAGCGGACCATGATCAATGCGGACGATTCGCTCAAGCCCGTCTTCAACGGCAAGAGCCAGGTCAGCATGTTCGAGATGACCAAACTCGTCTCCGGACACATTAAATAA